In one window of Oryzias melastigma strain HK-1 linkage group LG5, ASM292280v2, whole genome shotgun sequence DNA:
- the myorg gene encoding myogenesis-regulating glycosidase, translating to MYQVVPGGAGGTITDVIPKQKHTKDTRSLVGAGVIGLILVIAAVTAWCYYIASLRKAELLKTQLLDLNKDGYIIRNQGGSIVFKMDFRSGTLDLDSCSKEGELLSCDRTTDRKLKFFIITVRPKDPVQCYRVRWEELVPDIPVEHAMTYEFGHWYGGAVTANQHWPISISGQQAPKPFVTNDIYSNRNEFGGILESYWLSSNATAIKINNSVPFHLGWNDTEKTMYFQARYNDSSFKPNPGEAPVAELSYRVCVGSDVTSIHKYMVRRYFNKPYKVPAVDMFRHPIWSTWALHKNDIDQQKLLMYAANISKYNFNCSHLELDDRYTRHYGDYEFDPIKFPNASAMFSKLESYRFLVSLWIHPFVNYESENFHTCVEKGFFVREPTGRLPALVRWWNGIGGILDFTNPEARDWFASQLRSLRTKYGVSSFKFDAGETNYLPWKFSTKTPIRDPSFFTRRYTEMAIPYNDRAELRSGYQSQNISCFFRPIDRDSVWGYELGLKSLIPTVLTISILGYQFILPDMIGGNGYLNHTSGIRALPDRELYIRWLELSAFMPSMQFSIPPWEYDNEVVEIAQKYTALHESIVAPRVLELASEVLHTGDPIVRPLWWIATSDETAYKIDSQFLIGDDLMVAPVLEPGKQERDIYLPAGHWRSYKGERFNIEKPLHLTDYPVDLDEIAYFVWVK from the exons ATGTATCAGGTGGTACCAGGAGGAGCAGGGGGAACAATTACAGATGTCATCCCCAAGCAGAAACACACCAAGGACACTCGATCCTTAGTTGGGGCCGGAGTAATCGGTTTGATTCTGGTAATTGCGGCTGTAACGGCCTGGTGTTACTACATCGCCTCTCTGCGCAAAGCTGAGCTGTTAAAGACACAGCTGCTGGATCTGAATAAAGATGGATATATTATCCGCAACCAAGGAGGGTCCATCGTTTTCAAGATGGATTTCAG ATCTGGGACCCTTGATTTGGACTCTTGCTCTAAAGAAGGAGAGCTCCTCAGTTGTGACCGAACCACTGACCGAAAACTTAAATTCTTCATCATAACAGTGCGACCAAAGGATCCAGTGCAGTGCTACCGTGTGCGCTGGGAAGAACTGGTTCCAGACATTCCTGTTGAGCATGCCATGACCTACGAGTTCGGACACTGGTATGGCGGTGCAGTGACTGCCAATCAACACTGGCCTATTTCTATTTCTGGTCAGCAGGCTCCCAAACCCTTTGTTACAAATGACATCTACTCGAACCGTAATGAATTTGGAGGAATTTTGGAGAGCTACTGGCTTTCATCCAACGCCACGGCCATCAAGATCAACAATTCTGTTCCGTTCCATCTAGGTTGGAATGACACGGAGAAGACCATGTACTTCCAGGCAAGATACAATGACAGTTCCTTCAAGCCAAACCCAGGCGAGGCACCAGTCGCTGAACTTAGCTATCGAGTTTGTGTTGGCTCAGATGTGACGTCCATACACAAGTACATGGTCCGCCGATACTTCAACAAACCTTACAAAGTACCTGCTGTAGACATGTTTAGACATCCTATTTGGTCAACTTGGGCTTTGCATAAAAATGATATTGACCAACAGAAACTATTGATGTATGCTGCCAATATCAGCAAATATAACTTCAACTGTAGTCACCTTGAACTAGACGACCGTTACACAAGACACTATGGAGATTATGAGTTTGACCCCATCAAGTTTCCAAACGCCTCAGCCATGTTCAGTAAACTAGAATCATATCGATTTCTGGTCTCACTCTGGATTCACCCTTTTGTTAACTATGAGTCAGAAAACTTCCACACCTGTGTAGAAAAGGGTTTCTTTGTCCGAGAACCAACAGGTCGACTGCCGGCTTTGGTACGTTGGTGGAATGGCATTGGGGGCATTTTGGACTTTACAAACCCTGAAGCCCGTGATTGGTTTGCTTCCCAACTACGTTCACTGCGTACCAAATATGgagtttcttcttttaaatttgaCGCAGGGGAGACAAACTACCTACCTTGGAAATTTAGTACTAAAACTCCCATTCGGGACCCCAGCTTCTTTACTCGGCGTTACACTGAAATGGCCATTCCTTATAACGATAGAGCAGAGCTCCGTAGCGGTTACCAGTCACAAAACATATCCTGCTTCTTCAGACCAATTGACAGAGATTCGGTATGGGGCTATGAACTGGGTCTCAAATCTCTTATCCCCACTGTGCTAACCATAAGCATTCTGGGATATCAGTTCATTCTACCAGACATGATTGGAGGAAATGGTTACCTGAACCATACAAGTGGAATCCGTGCATTACCTGATCGCGAACTCTACATTCGTTGGTTAGAGCTTTCAGCCTTTATGCCCTCCATGCAGTTCTCTATCCCACCCTGGGAATATGACAATGAAGTTGTTGAAATTGCTCAAAAATACACAGCCCTCCATGAAAGTATTGTAGCACCTCGAGTTCTCGAGTTGGCAAGTGAGGTTCTGCACACGGGGGACCCAATAGTTCGTCCGCTTTGGTGGATTGCCACAAGCGACGAGACGGCATACAAAATTGACTCCCAGTTCCTGATTGGGGACGATCTCATGGTAGCTCCTGTTCTAGAACCTGGAAAGCAAGAGCGTGACATCTACCTCCCTGCTGGTCACTGGAGAAGCTACAAGGGAGAAAGATTTAACATCGAGAAGCCACTGCATCTTACTGACTACCCGGTAGACCTGGATGAAATTGCATACTTTGTTTGGGTAAAgtag